A window of the Ipomoea triloba cultivar NCNSP0323 chromosome 14, ASM357664v1 genome harbors these coding sequences:
- the LOC116004368 gene encoding pentatricopeptide repeat-containing protein At1g56690, mitochondrial-like isoform X2, translating into MRRLLSLQHRNHFSSYVSSANSRIACFARLGQIKDARKVFDQLLNKNVASWNAIISCYFQNHRPIEAQQLFDQMPRRNIVSWNGLVSGYVKNGMVNEARKVFERMPERNVVSWTALVRGYVEEGLISEAESLFWQMPEKNVVSWTVMLGGMIQVGRIGEAKRLYDMMPVKDVVSMTNMVGGYCLAGRVDEAREIFDSMEVKNVISWTSMVTGYAQNDRVDIARKLFEVMPEKNEVSWTAMLLGYTQNGRIEEAWKLFKEMPVKPTAACNAIILGVGQNGEVDKARMVFDSTMEKDDGTWSAMIKVYERKGYELNALNLFRLMQREGVRPNFPSLISTLSVCASLATIDYGREIHALLIRSKLDEDIYVSSVLITMYVKCGDLVRARRIFDRLSSKDTVTWNSIITGYAQNGLGEEALEVFREMCSQGIAPDVVTFVGVLSACSYTGKVKEGQDIFEFMNSKYLLEPESEHYACMVDLLGRAGRLTEAMDLIEKMPMEADAVIWGSLLAACRMHMNLDFAEVAGKKLLQLEPEKTGPYVLLSNIYATKGRWADAAAVRRDMRSRKLSKSPGCSWLVVEKKVHMFTGGESKPHPEHQMIIKMLDKLGSMLREAGYYPDGSFVLHDVEEEERVQSLRYHSEKLAVAYGLLKLPGGIPIRVMKNLRVCGDCHSAIKLIAKVTGREIILRDANRFHHFKDGSCSCRDYW; encoded by the coding sequence ATGCGGCGTTTATTGTCTCTCCAACATAGAAACCACTTTTCAAGCTATGTGTCCTCAGCCAACTCACGGATAGCATGCTTTGCCCGCTTGGGTCAAATCAAGGATGCTCGCAAAGTTTTTGATCAATTGCTTAACAAAAATGTTGCTTCATGGAATGCCATAATCTCATGTTACTTCCAAAATCACCGGCCTATTGAAGCTCAACAATTGTTTGATCAAATGCCTAGAAGGAATATTGTGTCTTGGAATGGGTTGGTTTCAGGCTACGTGAAAAATGGGATGGTAAATGAGGCAAGAAAGGTGTTTGAACGAATGCCTGAACGGAATGTTGTGTCATGGACAGCTCTTGTTAGAGGTTATGTTGAGGAAGGGTTGATATCTGAGGCAGAAAGCCTTTTCTGGCAAATGCCAGAAAAGAATGTGGTGTCGTGGACTGTAATGTTGGGAGGTATGATTCAGGTTGGGAGAATTGGTGAGGCAAAGAGACTTTATGACATGATGCCAGTGAAGGATGTGGTGTCAATGACTAACATGGTTGGTGGGTATTGTCTAGCAGGAAGGGTGGATGAGGCACGTGAAATCTTTGATAGCATGGAAGTAAAGAATGTCATTTCTTGGACTTCTATGGTCACAGGTTATGCTCAAAATGACAGGGTAGATATTGCCAGGAAGCTTTTTGAGGTCATGCCTGAGAAGAATGAGGTGTCGTGGACAGCAATGCTGCTAGGGTACACTCAGAatggaagaattgaagaagcaTGGAAGTTGTTCAAAGAGATGCCTGTAAAACCAACAGCTGCTTGTAATGCAATCATACTTGGGGTAGGACAAAACGGAGAGGTTGACAAGGCAAGGATGGTGTTTGATTCTACAATGGAAAAGGATGATGGAACTTGGAGTGCTATGATTAAAGTTTATGAAAGGAAAGGCTATGAACTAAATGCACTTAATTTATTCCGTTTGATGCAAAGGGAAGGAGTTCGTCCAAATTTTCCTTCATTGATTAGCACACTCTCAGTTTGTGCAAGTCTTGCAACGATTGACTATGGCAGAGAGATACATGCGTTATTAATCAGATCCAAGCTTGATGAAGATATTTATGTCTCCTCAGTGCTAATTACAATGTATGTTAAATGTGGTGATCTTGTCAGGGCAAGAAGAATCTTTGACAGGTTATCTTCTAAGGATACTGTCACGTGGAATTCTATTATAACAGGTTATGCTCAGAATGGTTTAGGAGAAGAAGCCCTTGAAGTGTTTAGAGAAATGTGTTCACAGGGCATTGCACCAGATGTGGTTACCTTTGTGGGAGTTCTGTCTGCTTGCAGCTACACTGGAAAGGTGAAAGAAGGGCAGGATATATTTGAGTTCATGAATTCAAAATACCTATTAGAGCCAGAAAGTGAGCATTATGCTTGTATGGTAGATCTACTTGGTAGAGCTGGTCGCTTGACTGAGGCAATGGATTTGATAGAAAAAATGCCTATGGAAGCAGATGCAGTTATATGGGGTTCTTTGCTTGCTGCTTGTAGGATGCATATGAACTTAGATTTTGCTGAAGTTGCTGGAAAAAAACTTTTACAGCTTGAGCCTGAAAAAACGGGTCCTTATGTCCTACTTTCTAATATTTATGCAACAAAAGGTAGGTGGGCTGATGCTGCAGCAGTCAGGAGAGACATGCGATCTAGGAAATTGAGTAAGTCACCTGGTTGCAGCTGGCTTGTGGTGGAGAAGAAAGTGCATATGTTCACTGGTGGAGAAAGCAAACCCCATCCTGAACATCAAATGATCATCAAAATGTTGGATAAATTAGGTTCCATGTTAAGAGAAGCTGGATATTATCCTGATGGTAGCTTTGTTCTACATGAtgtggaagaagaagagagggtGCAGAGCTTGCGTTATCACAGTGAGAAGCTGGCTGTGGCATATGGACTTCTCAAGTTGCCTGGGGGGATACCTATAAGAGTGATGAAAAATTTGCGGGTTTGTGGGGATTGTCATTCTGCTATAAAGCTAATAGCTAAAGTCACAGGACGAGAGATCATTCTTAGAGATGCAAATAGATTTCATCACTTTAAAGATGGCTCCTGTTCATGCAGAGACTATTGGTGA
- the LOC116004368 gene encoding pentatricopeptide repeat-containing protein At1g56690, mitochondrial-like isoform X1, producing the protein MKARQLIKQLIHSASFGSSSSVKIRNSSPRVIIRCSSTSTSGSDSIPVICIKKKLRNQKMRRLLSLQHRNHFSSYVSSANSRIACFARLGQIKDARKVFDQLLNKNVASWNAIISCYFQNHRPIEAQQLFDQMPRRNIVSWNGLVSGYVKNGMVNEARKVFERMPERNVVSWTALVRGYVEEGLISEAESLFWQMPEKNVVSWTVMLGGMIQVGRIGEAKRLYDMMPVKDVVSMTNMVGGYCLAGRVDEAREIFDSMEVKNVISWTSMVTGYAQNDRVDIARKLFEVMPEKNEVSWTAMLLGYTQNGRIEEAWKLFKEMPVKPTAACNAIILGVGQNGEVDKARMVFDSTMEKDDGTWSAMIKVYERKGYELNALNLFRLMQREGVRPNFPSLISTLSVCASLATIDYGREIHALLIRSKLDEDIYVSSVLITMYVKCGDLVRARRIFDRLSSKDTVTWNSIITGYAQNGLGEEALEVFREMCSQGIAPDVVTFVGVLSACSYTGKVKEGQDIFEFMNSKYLLEPESEHYACMVDLLGRAGRLTEAMDLIEKMPMEADAVIWGSLLAACRMHMNLDFAEVAGKKLLQLEPEKTGPYVLLSNIYATKGRWADAAAVRRDMRSRKLSKSPGCSWLVVEKKVHMFTGGESKPHPEHQMIIKMLDKLGSMLREAGYYPDGSFVLHDVEEEERVQSLRYHSEKLAVAYGLLKLPGGIPIRVMKNLRVCGDCHSAIKLIAKVTGREIILRDANRFHHFKDGSCSCRDYW; encoded by the exons ATGAAGGCGCGGCAGCTGATCAAGCAGCTCATCCACTCGGCTTCCTTCGGCTCAAGCTCCTCCGTCAAAATTCGAAACTCTTCCCCTCGCGTAATCATTCGGTGCTCATCCACTTCCACCTCCGGCAGCGACTCCATTCCAGTTATCTGTATCAAGAAG AAACTCAGAAATCAGAAAATGCGGCGTTTATTGTCTCTCCAACATAGAAACCACTTTTCAAGCTATGTGTCCTCAGCCAACTCACGGATAGCATGCTTTGCCCGCTTGGGTCAAATCAAGGATGCTCGCAAAGTTTTTGATCAATTGCTTAACAAAAATGTTGCTTCATGGAATGCCATAATCTCATGTTACTTCCAAAATCACCGGCCTATTGAAGCTCAACAATTGTTTGATCAAATGCCTAGAAGGAATATTGTGTCTTGGAATGGGTTGGTTTCAGGCTACGTGAAAAATGGGATGGTAAATGAGGCAAGAAAGGTGTTTGAACGAATGCCTGAACGGAATGTTGTGTCATGGACAGCTCTTGTTAGAGGTTATGTTGAGGAAGGGTTGATATCTGAGGCAGAAAGCCTTTTCTGGCAAATGCCAGAAAAGAATGTGGTGTCGTGGACTGTAATGTTGGGAGGTATGATTCAGGTTGGGAGAATTGGTGAGGCAAAGAGACTTTATGACATGATGCCAGTGAAGGATGTGGTGTCAATGACTAACATGGTTGGTGGGTATTGTCTAGCAGGAAGGGTGGATGAGGCACGTGAAATCTTTGATAGCATGGAAGTAAAGAATGTCATTTCTTGGACTTCTATGGTCACAGGTTATGCTCAAAATGACAGGGTAGATATTGCCAGGAAGCTTTTTGAGGTCATGCCTGAGAAGAATGAGGTGTCGTGGACAGCAATGCTGCTAGGGTACACTCAGAatggaagaattgaagaagcaTGGAAGTTGTTCAAAGAGATGCCTGTAAAACCAACAGCTGCTTGTAATGCAATCATACTTGGGGTAGGACAAAACGGAGAGGTTGACAAGGCAAGGATGGTGTTTGATTCTACAATGGAAAAGGATGATGGAACTTGGAGTGCTATGATTAAAGTTTATGAAAGGAAAGGCTATGAACTAAATGCACTTAATTTATTCCGTTTGATGCAAAGGGAAGGAGTTCGTCCAAATTTTCCTTCATTGATTAGCACACTCTCAGTTTGTGCAAGTCTTGCAACGATTGACTATGGCAGAGAGATACATGCGTTATTAATCAGATCCAAGCTTGATGAAGATATTTATGTCTCCTCAGTGCTAATTACAATGTATGTTAAATGTGGTGATCTTGTCAGGGCAAGAAGAATCTTTGACAGGTTATCTTCTAAGGATACTGTCACGTGGAATTCTATTATAACAGGTTATGCTCAGAATGGTTTAGGAGAAGAAGCCCTTGAAGTGTTTAGAGAAATGTGTTCACAGGGCATTGCACCAGATGTGGTTACCTTTGTGGGAGTTCTGTCTGCTTGCAGCTACACTGGAAAGGTGAAAGAAGGGCAGGATATATTTGAGTTCATGAATTCAAAATACCTATTAGAGCCAGAAAGTGAGCATTATGCTTGTATGGTAGATCTACTTGGTAGAGCTGGTCGCTTGACTGAGGCAATGGATTTGATAGAAAAAATGCCTATGGAAGCAGATGCAGTTATATGGGGTTCTTTGCTTGCTGCTTGTAGGATGCATATGAACTTAGATTTTGCTGAAGTTGCTGGAAAAAAACTTTTACAGCTTGAGCCTGAAAAAACGGGTCCTTATGTCCTACTTTCTAATATTTATGCAACAAAAGGTAGGTGGGCTGATGCTGCAGCAGTCAGGAGAGACATGCGATCTAGGAAATTGAGTAAGTCACCTGGTTGCAGCTGGCTTGTGGTGGAGAAGAAAGTGCATATGTTCACTGGTGGAGAAAGCAAACCCCATCCTGAACATCAAATGATCATCAAAATGTTGGATAAATTAGGTTCCATGTTAAGAGAAGCTGGATATTATCCTGATGGTAGCTTTGTTCTACATGAtgtggaagaagaagagagggtGCAGAGCTTGCGTTATCACAGTGAGAAGCTGGCTGTGGCATATGGACTTCTCAAGTTGCCTGGGGGGATACCTATAAGAGTGATGAAAAATTTGCGGGTTTGTGGGGATTGTCATTCTGCTATAAAGCTAATAGCTAAAGTCACAGGACGAGAGATCATTCTTAGAGATGCAAATAGATTTCATCACTTTAAAGATGGCTCCTGTTCATGCAGAGACTATTGGTGA
- the LOC116003512 gene encoding uncharacterized protein LOC116003512, whose product MAHFSRGQWGTKRRMVGVALFLLCFYGGLISLSCAARLTAARKHAELKRHLKRLNKAPVKTIESPDGDIIDCVHISKQRAFDHPFLKDHEIQMRPSYHPEGLYDVNKESSGPKERTNPITQLWHMNGRCPEDTIPVRRTKEDDVLRASSVKRYGKKKHSSLAKPRGTDPDLVNESGHQHAIAYVEGDKYYGAKATINVWEPKIQQPNEFSLSQLWILGGSFGEDLNSIEAGWQVSPDLYGDNNTRLFTYWTSDAYQATGCYNLLCSGFIQINSEIAMGASISPVSAYRNSQYDINILIWKDPKQGNWWMQFGNDYVLGYWPSFLFSYLGESASMIEWGGEVVNSRPDGQHTSTQMGSGHFPEEGFGKASYFRNIQVVDSSNNLKSPKGLGTFTDQSNCYDVQTGNNGDWGHFFYYGGPGRNPNCQ is encoded by the exons ATGGCGCATTTTAGCCGTGGACAGTGGGGGACGAAGAGGAGGATGGTCGGAGTAGCTCTGTTCTTGCTCTGCTTCTATGGCGGCCTAATCTCGCTATCGTGCGCCGCCAGGTTAACGGCCGCTAGGAAGCATGCCGAGCTTAAGAGGCACTTGAAAAGGCTTAACAAAGCTCCTGTCAAAACTATTGAG AGCCCAGATGGAGATATCATTGATTGTGTACACATCTCCAAACAGAGAGCTTTCGATCACCCGTTTCTCAAAGACCATGAAATCCAG ATGAGGCCAAGCTACCACCCGGAGGGTCTGTATGATGTAAACAAGGAGTCATCGGGGCCTAAAGAAAGAACAAACCCAATCACTCAGTTGTGGCATATGAATGGGAGGTGCCCCGAGGATACTATCCCCGTGAGGAGGACAAAGGAAGATGATGTGTTAAGGGCGAGCTCGGTGAAGAGGTATGGGAAGAAGAAGCACAGCAGCTTAGCTAAGCCCCGAGGTACAGATCCCGACCTCGTGAATGAAAGTGGTCATCAG CACGCGATAGCATATGTCGAGGGTGACAAGTATTACGGAGCAAAGGCTACTATTAATGTTTGGGAACCCAAGATTCAGCAACCTAACGAGTTCAGCTTGTCGCAGCTCTGGATACTTGGCGGTTCGTTTGGCGAGGACCTTAACAGCATTGAAGCAGGGTGGCAG GTTAGCCCAGACCTCTACGGTGACAATAACACAAGACTGTTCACTTACTGGACC AGCGATGCATATCAGGCCACGGGTTGCTACAACCTACTTTGTTCGGGCTTCATTCAGATCAACAGCGAAATAGCAATGGGTGCTAGCATTTCCCCGGTTTCAGCCTACAGAAACTCCCAGTATGATATCAATATTCTTATATGGAAG GATCCAAAACAGGGAAATTGGTGGATGCAGTTCGGGAATGACTACGTTTTGGGCTACTGGCCGTCGTTCTTGTTCTCGTACTTGGGGGAGAGTGCATCGATGATTGAATGGGGCGGGGAGGTAGTGAACTCAAGGCCCGACGGGCAGCACACCTCCACCCAAATGGGCAGCGGTCATTTCCCGGAAGAAGGGTTTGGCAAGGCGAGCTATTTTAGGAACATCCAAGTTGTTGACAGCTCCAACAACCTCAAGTCCCCCAAAGGTCTAGGCACCTTCACTGACCAATCCAACTGCTATGATGTCCAGACAGGCAACAATGGAGATTGGGGTCATTTCTTCTACTACGGCGGCCCCGGCAGAAACCCTAATTGCCAATGA